The DNA sequence AACCATTTTGAATTATTGTATTGGTGATCGCAACAGTGTCAATATTATATCGCAAATTAAGACTGGCAACTGTTTCCCAGCCAGCGGATTGATTGTCAGGGTCAAAGCTGGTAATTTCAGTACCGATAAAATTTTGCTTGGTAACTCCTGTAAGCATGAGTGGCACCTTACTGTATCGCCATACTTCTATGCTTGATAGGGAATAATCTTCATCAGCCAAGGTTGGCTGTGAGGGATAATTATAATGAGGAAAGGTAGTATTCCACCAAAAATGAGGAGCAGACTGTTCGGGACACATTTTCAAACGCAGACGATCACTGATTTCATAAAAATCCAGCATATTATGCCAGGGTAGCCCAATTCCGAAATTGTTACTAATCCTATCCGTAGGAAAAAGACCTATCTGAGGTTCAATCACAGATATGCCTGAATCCTCTCCATTGTGTTGGCCAGGAAGTCCATATAATGCAATAGACAAATCATCATCACTTAGCCCTATACCCCAATTAAAATAAGACTTAGTAGGAAAAGGAGCCTCTAGTCCACTCACCCAAACGTCAAGGGGGGTAGCTGCATAATTATTGTCAGAATTTGCAGGACCAATTTGGATACTAAAGCCTGCATAATCTATGGGGTTATTAGGTAGTACAAAAAATTCAGAAATTTGAGCATTAACCCCATCGGAAACATGCCACTTGACAGCCTTGTCAAACGTAGAATGAATAGCATGACCTCTCGTATCTGCGTATTTACAAGCAGGTAGCCATATACCTTGATTACCAGTTGGCATATCATGTAGGATAGAGAAATCGCCACTTGAAATATTCAGATCAAACAATGCTGCTTGATTTCCTCCTGAGATGCTAGCTTTTACTTCATATATTTCACCGGGAGGCATTTCCAGGTTATTTACTAAATTACCACTTCCTCTTCCTGAGTTAAAAGGGCTTAGACGAGGTGATTCCAGAAAAGAATGATCAATCAAACCATTTTGAGCGTTTTCAACATAATAAGCACCTTGTGGAGCAGAAGCACTCTGTCCACAATTATCCGTTTGACCACCAACCCACAAATAAGGGTTCTGACCAGAAATATTATAATTAGCATTAACACTTTTGATATGCCTATATCTATACCAATCAGTAAAATCACTTCCTTGATTGTTATAAACCATTTTTTTCGAGTACAGGTCATCTACTCTGGTTACAGCAGGGTCATTGGGATCTAATAATCCATTACTTCCTATCAAGTCTATAACGGAATAGTCTAGTAGTAAACGCTCGTAGGAAGATTGTATATAAGATAGATGTACATCACGATACACTTTTGGTAATTCATGAGGATTAATATCTACATCATCAATAAAATCTCGAGCGTCTCTATGGATATCTTGCTTATAGCGTTTGAAAAAGTCAATCTCTTCTCCGTAGAGATTGTAAGAAAAATTGATTGAGCCAATTAAATCGGGGTGCCAAATCCTGGTACAATACCAACTCAAATATTCTGTTTTGGGCATGACGAGACTACTAGTTCCGGCATAGCCCGCATTGTAATCTGGTGAACAGTTAGCGTCTTGAGGATGAACACGTTGATTTGAAGCCTCACGATGAGCTTTAACCAGTGGAGAAAACTCATACCTGGTCCCATCATCCAGAATAACTTGCCAGTTTTTCCCGTCAAAAATTGCCTCAATGTATTTTTCAAATTTATTTAGAACGAAAATGTGTCCTTGATTAGTCGTTCTCTTCAATACCATTCGTCCACCTCCTACTCCAGGTATATTCATCATGGGTTCAAACCAATAAAGATCGCCTTCTTTTTGGGCCTCATCGGAAAAATAAACAGGGCGACGACCACCTCCCATATTCCTTCTTGCCTGAGCACTATATTTATTATAATCTTCTGTACTCACACTGATAGTTGGAACATTTAAGCTCCACCCTTCCCCATAAGGTACACCAGATAAGGCGGGTACGTTATCCCCAGTAGCAAAAGTAGAATTATAAGACATCGACAAAGAAAAGCTCATTCCTGACAAGGTTGAAACTGATCCCAAATCATAAGATGCATTGAATGTACCAGTGAACATATTTACATCACCAGACACTCCGCCGGAGATAATCGAACCGGCCTGTGCTTCTTTGGGTGACATTTGGCCTGTCGAAGTCCCTCCAATCATTTGAGCAGAAAGGTGAAAAGGAAAGAAAGTAGCCGAAGTTAAAACTACAAGAATCAGAAAGAGCATTTTTTTCGACATCACACATAGGAATTTACCCACGGTACTGAGCACCATGAAATTTAAATAATAGTAATAGCATTTAGCTACAAGTCATAACGACTTGTACAATTTTCAAAACTATAACTCCTCTTTTTATTACGGGAAACTAAAAACAGAGCGAGGAGCGCATTTGTATCTTAAATCATTACTTGCTTTGGGAACAAGTTACAGTTGTAATATCTGACAACAATTTTATATATATTATTTCAATTATACAAACCTTTCTGGCAGTTTTTTAAAATTTATTTCAACTTTCCTATTCTTTTTGGGATGTTTCTATTCGTAACTCGAATTCGCCTTCGTCGTTCCTGGTATTCCGAAAGGGTTGAAGCTTTACCCTTGCTGACCAGGATCTTTCTTCCAAAAGAGCAATCCATTCATTGATGCTTTGGGTATTCGATGTTTGGGCCCGTACCAGGATAAAGGAGGCATAGGTAAGCCTTGTTTCCCGCTCACCTGCCTTCGGCTTTTCCACCGGAAAACACTGTAGCTGCAAGAGTTTTATCGCTGGAGGGATGGTCTGTGCTATTTCATCGGCAAGGAGCGACAGTTGGGTGGGGCGCAGTGGCTGATCCCCTAATACCCTTTGGCGTTGGCTGAGTTGTGTCTTCAGGCTATCCATTTTGCTCAGGAGACTTTGGGAGTAATAGAGCTCTCCTTCTACCTGTGCCAGCGAGCGCGCTGTTTGGTTGTAGACAAAAAAGTTAAGCAAAACGGGGTACATATTATAAAGAAGAGATTATCCGCATTGGCATTACGCTACGGCCATTGGTGCAAAAGGTACGGTGATCCCTGCAAGATGCCCAAAATACCAATCGCAAGGTACTCGAACCGACGCTGGATAATTTGGTGAGGTGGGCAAAGTCGCCTGGGGGGTATGATCTGGCGGGGGTGGATGCTGATCCGGAGAAAAAGGCTACTGTGAAAGCTAAACTTAACACCAAAGAGAAGAAGAGGTTTTGGAGTGGATTTTTGCAGACTAAGCCTCCCACCGCCCTATGCTACCTCAACAAATGCACCTCCCCTACCCGCTGTTGCCACTTGCCATCTCGGTCGCGGTAGCGGAGGGTGTAAAGGTAGACACCGGAATTGACCTCCAAGCCTTGCCACCCTTCTTCCATATTGTTACTGGTGTAACGCAGGCCACCCCAGCGATCAAAGATCTGGAGGTCGTAATCGGTGATGGGGCAAGTGGTGTAGGAACAGAAAGTATCGTTAGTACCGTCACCATTCGGTGAAAAGGCATTGGGGAGGTAGACTTCGCAGGTGCAATCTTCGATGGTGACACTGATCTCATCAGTAGCAGTTTCGCAAATATTGGTGAGCATCAAGGTGTAAGTACCCGAATTTTGTACTTCGTAGGTGGCCGTGCTGGTTCCGTCTTGCCACAAGAATGTTGGGGGTGGACCGCTTACCAGTGGGTCTAAAACCAATGGCTGGCTTTCGCAAATGGTTATGTTTTGACCCAGCTCCAAGCTGGTAGCCTCGTAGTAGGTTACTTCAAGGCTGCTATTTTGGGTGCAATCATCGAGCGTGAGGGTGAGTCCGTAATTTCCGGGGGTGTTTATCCATAATGTATTTCCTGTTGTACCATCCGACCACAGGATTTCTGCTGCAGTATTTTCGGCAATCAGTAGCAGCGAATCGCCCAAACAAAGCGTCGTATCTACTCCTAAACTAAAGGGAGCTAAAGGGTTGTAATTAAGTACCAGCTCCTCTTCTTCCGTACATTCGCCCAGGGTGGCTGTAAGTCGATACGTTCCGGCGGTACCTACGTTAATGCTCTGCGTATTTGCGCCGTTTGACCAGAGGTAATATTCGGCAACGGATGGGCCGGTCAGGGTAAGGGTTTCGCCCTGGCAAAGGGTGAGGTCTGGACCAAGGTTGAAAGGTTGCAAAAGGCTGTTCACTACCTGTACCGTCTCACTACTGCTACATGCTCCTAGTGTTACCGTTACCGAATAATTACCGGAAGTTGCCACCTCGTAGGTAGGCGCACTACTCCCATCTTGCCAGCTGTAACTAGCGCCATTTTGGGTGGCGTCTAGCAACAAGGTACTTTCCGCGCAGATCGCTAGCGCTTCACCCAAATCTACCGGGTTCAGCGGATGCGGACTCACCAGGATGCTATCCGTGGCGGCACAATCCCCCACACTGGCCGTAACCCAGTAGAGGCCGGGAGCTGACAGGGTAAAATCAGCACCCGTAGATTGATCCTGCCAAACGTAATTAGCACCAGGTATGTCTGCCGCTAAGGTAAGACTGTTCCCTGGGCAAAGGGTGGTATCTGCCCCTAAGTCTAAAGCTCCAAAAGAGAGCTCCGTAATTTGCAGCGTATCAGTGATGGTGCAGTCGTCGCGACTGAGCGCTACCGTATAAACACCCCCTGAGGTAGCCAGAAAAGTAGGTGTTGTGGTGCCATCCTGCCAGAGGTAGCTCGTATTGGGCAGACTCGCATCTAACAAAAGGCTGTCACCGGTGCATAGCGTAGTGTCTGCACCCAAGGAAAAGGGTAAAAAAGTGGGAGTGACCTGTAGCGTATCCGCATGGGTACAACCGTCTAAATTTGCGAGAAGGGTAATTTCAGCGGGAGCATTTGTGACCAAAAAACTGCTCTCCGTACTTCCATCCTGCCATTCGTAGTCTACTCCTGGCAATTGTGGATTAGCGGAAACAACA is a window from the Lewinella sp. LCG006 genome containing:
- a CDS encoding gliding motility-associated C-terminal domain-containing protein; the encoded protein is MRLFLCCCILLYFGSLGAQQFQNPDLEGVVEFDVASGLPPGWQAVPASAPFCAATALGITDTPDLTDPLGPVPDVGMMGNPYSGNTFMSGLSSRQNDIPFARFHEGIMQTVSGFTVDSFYQLSFYQAVVKQINALDTSGRWAVYRDNSQLFISPTSRSAAAYNALDFPWDFRSFEFKATSETHTFAFMPQDDDSILYMNDELNGGLRMGIDAIYLNKSCMLTDDLGPPLYFCQEDEINVVLDVLTSEGSYVWSTGETGPAITATQPGTYQVTITGADGCVNYDQVNIIRNELNLDLGADTTICSGETIVLSAVTSGAFYTWQDGSSSTTFSVTDPGLYWAEIRVGECRARDSVLIVENPVATINLGPDVEWCAGDSIVVSANPQLPGVDYEWQDGSTESSFLVTNAPAEITLLANLDGCTHADTLQVTPTFLPFSLGADTTLCTGDSLLLDASLPNTSYLWQDGTTTPTFLATSGGVYTVALSRDDCTITDTLQITELSFGALDLGADTTLCPGNSLTLAADIPGANYVWQDQSTGADFTLSAPGLYWVTASVGDCAATDSILVSPHPLNPVDLGEALAICAESTLLLDATQNGASYSWQDGSSAPTYEVATSGNYSVTVTLGACSSSETVQVVNSLLQPFNLGPDLTLCQGETLTLTGPSVAEYYLWSNGANTQSINVGTAGTYRLTATLGECTEEEELVLNYNPLAPFSLGVDTTLCLGDSLLLIAENTAAEILWSDGTTGNTLWINTPGNYGLTLTLDDCTQNSSLEVTYYEATSLELGQNITICESQPLVLDPLVSGPPPTFLWQDGTSTATYEVQNSGTYTLMLTNICETATDEISVTIEDCTCEVYLPNAFSPNGDGTNDTFCSYTTCPITDYDLQIFDRWGGLRYTSNNMEEGWQGLEVNSGVYLYTLRYRDRDGKWQQRVGEVHLLR